The sequence TCCTCGTCCACGTCGCCGACCAGGAAGGTGTAGTTGGTGTCGCCGTGGACACCGTCGACATACGCTGTGATATCGATATTGATGATGTCCCCGTCGCGCAGCTCGGTGGTGTCCGGGATGCCGTGGCAGATCACCTCGTTGACCGAGGAACACAGGGACTTGGGGAAGCCTCGGTAGCCCAGCGTGGACGGGTAGGCCTGGTGGTCCAGCAGGAACGCGTGGCCCACCCGGTCCAGCTCGTCCGTCGTCACCCCCGGACGGATATGCTTGCCGACCTCGACGATCGCCTGCGCGGCGATCCGGCTGGCACGGCGGATCCGCTCGATGGTGTCCGCGTCCTTGACCTCGGAACCCGTGAACTTCGCCGGCGCCGGCTTCCAGGCGTACTCGGGCCGCGGGATCGAAGACGGAACCGGGAGGACCGGACTGACGGTGCCTTGGACGAGCGTGCCCAAGGGTGCTGTTGCTGCGATGTGGGGCATAGTATCGATCTTATAGCCCGGTGCCGCTGCGGCGGCCAATCAGGCCGGCTTGCGCCGGCCCCAAGGAAGGGACACATATGCCGGAATACTGGTTCAACGTGGTCACGCACCAGGTCGAGGTGGGCGCGCAGTCCGACTGGACCCAGCTGATCGGGCCCTACGAGACACAGGCCGAGGCCGAAAAGGCGCTGGAGAAGGTCCGTGAACGCAACGAGGCCTGGGATGCCCAGGACGAGGACTAACCGCCTTCTCCGGCCATGACTGCCTCCCTCTCAACCACAGCCTGGCGCGAGAGCACCTCAATCACGATGACCAGCAGCACAACAATGACTGCCAGTGTCAGAACTACCGCTGCGGTTGGGTAGGTCCAGAAGATCAGGACCAGTGCCGCAATGGCGACGACGGCAGCCTCCAGGATGCGCCGGTGCCGGGCCAGCCAGCGCTGCCACGGTTTGGCCGGCCCGGAGCTGATCTTGCCGGTCACGAAATCGGCACCATTGGTGAACCCCCTGCGTACTGCGCGGGCAGCGCCCGAGGGGCCGCTCAGGAAGGCAGCAAGCGCAACCACCAGGCCCAGCACGAACACCATCCGCAGCGTGGTCCGCAACGGCACCAGCAGCGTGTCGATCAGCACCTGTGCGGCGCCGGGAGAGATGGCGTCGGGCGGGATCTGATTGAGCAGGTAGCCCCGTCCGATGGCCAGTCCTATGGCCAGCAGGGCCATGGCCACGCTGAATGCGAGCCCGGCGAAGATGACCGCCCGCCGCCGGCCGCTGCGAGGCGCGGCGGCCACTGCGCCAGCAGCACAGGCTAACGCCGCCCAGGGCAACAGCTCAGCTGCCGTGTTGAGCGTGCTGACGGCCCTGTGTGCCCGGACGAGCGCCGGGGCCTGGAAGAGGGTTATCTCAGCGTTGACCTCGAGAATGTTGCGGGCGAAGCCCACGCCCTTTTCGAGCAGCACGCTCTTGACCCGCTCAATGATGGGAGCAACGGACAAGGTGACCGTACCGGCTTGATCGATCGTGACCGCACCGTCGTTCTCTCTGGTCAGGATCGCGACCAGCCTTTGATGGGCTCTCCGGTTGGCCTGGATCCACAGGTCGTCGAACTGCTCGGTGGCCACCAGCCTGGCGGTCGTGTCATGAATCAGGGTCGCGGCCTGGTCGGCAATGACGGGCGCCAAACCGGTAACGTACGGAGCCACCCGGGGGGTCGCTTGGGTGACGGCGGCCAGAGCCTCCCGGGTGAGCCCCTCGATATCAACCCTGGAGGTGATCTGTTCGGTGACTTGGTCTGCTATTTCTGCCTGGATGACCGGGTCCGACGACAGCGGTGCGACGGTGGCCAGGTAACGGTCGGTATCGAGTACTTCGCTGCGCAGGTAGGCTGCGGCCACCGCTGACATGGTGAGCACGCAGGTCAGGACCAGCAGGATGGCTGATGCGACCCACCGCCAGACGTGCGAAGTGCGACTAGTCCTGGCCGGTGTGCCGGGCTCCGTCTCCAGGCGCTCTCTTTTCAGCTCGGCGTTCTCCCGACGCAGCGCCATCAACTCTTCGTATTCTGCAGAAGGCAGCGGTTTGCCAATCTCACTCATGGTGGTGTTCCATCCGCTCACCGTCGGCATGCCCTGCGGCATGGGACGTTCTTAGCCGGCTGCCCGCTTCCGTCTCCGTGGCAGATGCTCCCTTGCGCCCCATGAGCAGGATGGGCGCCACCGGCGCCCGACCTGCCGAAAGGACCAGGAAGGCCGCATAGCCCAGCGTCAAGCAGATCGGACCGATCCTGGCCATCTGGATGGCCGGGATGAAAGCCGGGGCTGTAATCCGGCTGATCGCTGCACTGGCAAGTTGGGCAACCATGACTATTCCAGTGGAGCGCACGCGGTGGCCTCGGGACTCACCCGCCAAGGATGAGATCAAACGTTAGCCGGCACGAACCGCTACAGCACGATGACGTCAGCCCGCCAGATGGCTAAAAACTGTGCTCCCTGCCGGGGAAGGTGCCGCTGCGCACATCGGCGGCGTACTCACGGGCGGCAGCGCCCAGTACCGTGCGCAGGTCGGCGTACTGCTTGACGAACTTGGCCATCCTGCCCCCGCGGAGGCCAGCCATATCCTGCCACACCAGCACCTGGCCGGTGGTAGCGCTGCCAGCCCCGATGCCGACCGTTGGAATGCGCAGGGCACCATCCACCGCCGCCGCTGTCTCCGCCGGCACCATCTCCATCAGCACCGCGAAGGCGCCGGCTGCTTCCAGCGCCGTGGCATCCTCGATGAGGCGGTGGGCGGCATCGCCCCGCCCCTGGACCCGATAGCCGCCGAGGGAGTGTTCGCTCTGCGGGGTGAAGCCGATGTGCCCCATGACCGGGACGCCGGCGTGGACCATGGCGCGGACGGTGTCCGCGTAGTACGCCCCGCCCTCCATTTTGACCGCATGCGCGCCGCCTTCCTTGAGGAACCGCACTGAGGTTTCCACTGCTTGGGCGGCGGAGACCTCATAGCTGCCGAACGGCAGGTCGGCGAGGATGAAGGCGCGCTTGGCGGAGCGGCTCACCGCCCGGCACAGCGGCAGCAGTTCGTCCACCGTGACCGGAAGCGAGGTCTCGTTTCCGTAGACGTTGTTGGAGGCCGAGTCCCCGATGAGCAGGACCTCGATGCCCGCCTCGTCGAAGATCTCTGCGGCGTACTGCTCGTAGGCGGTCAGCATGGCGAAGCGCCGGCCTTCATCCTTGGCCTGCTGCAGGTGGTGGATGCGGATCCTGCCGCTGGGCTTGGTCTGCGGGGCCGGGCCGGTGCCGTAGGGGGCGGGCTGTTCTGGCCCGGAGCTGGGGGACGTCATGGTGTAGAGCCTAGTGGGCCGGTGCGCCGCGGCTCCAGAGGACGACGGCGGCGGGGCGGCTCCGTGGGGCAGGAAACAAGGGTTTCCTTCAGTAGAGTGAGTACTAGCAGGCCGCTTCAAGGCCACGAGGCCAGGCACGGAAAGGGTATCAATGGACCGCCAGCAGGAATTTGTGCTCAGAACCATCGAAGAACGGGACGTCCGGTTTGTCCGGCTGTGGTTCACCGACGTTGTCGGATCGCTCAAATCCGTGGCACTGGCCCCGGCCGAGGTCGAGGGCGCCTTCGAAGAGGGCCTGGGCTTCGACGGCTCGTCCATCGAGGGCCTGGCCCGCGTCTTCGAATCGGACATGCTGGTCCAGCCCGACCCGGCGACCTTCCAGATCCTGCCCTGGCGCGGCGAGGCGGAGCAGACCTCGCGGATGTTCTGCGACGTGCTGACGCCGGACGGGGAGCCCTCCGCGGCCGACCCGCGCAACGTGCTCAAGCGCGCCCTGAGCAAGGCCGCGGACATGGGCTTCACCTGCTATACGCATCCGGAGATCGAGTTCTACCTGCTCAAGTCGCAGGAACTCGGCCCCGACGGCGTGCCGGTTCCCGTGGACCAGGCCGGCTACTTCGACCATGTGCCCGGCGGCGTGGCCCAGGACTTCCGCCGGACCGCCGTTACGATGCTCGAGAACGTGGGCATCTCGGTCGAGTTCAGCCACCACGAGGACGGCCCGGGCCAGAACGAGATCGACCTGCGCTACGCCGACGCGCTGCAGACCGCGGACAACATCATGACCTTCCGCACGGTGGTCAAGGAGGTGGCGCTGATGGAGGGCATCTACGCCACCTTCATGCCGAAGCCGTTCTCCGAGCACCCCGGTTCCGGCATGCACACCCACTTCTCCCTGTTCGAGGGGGATTCCAATGCGTTCTTCGAAGCGGGTGCAGAGTACCAGCTGTCCAAGACCGCCCGGCAGTTCATCGCGGGCCTGCTCAAACACGCCCCGGAGTTCACGGCCGTCACCAACCAGTTCGTCAATTCGTACAAGCGCCTCTGGGGCGGGGGAGAAGCCCCCAGCTACATCTCTTGGGGCCACAACAACCGTTCCGCCCTGGTCCGCGTGCCGCTCTACAAGCCCAACAAGGGCCAGTCCGCGCGGATCGAGTACCGCGGCATCGACTCGGCGGCCAACCCCTACTTGGCCTACGCCGTCCTGCTCGGGGCCGGGCTGAAGGGCATCGAAGAGGGCTACGAGCTGCCGGCGGGCGCCGAGGAAGACGTCTGGAGCCTCAGCTCGGCCGAGCGCCGGGCCATGGGCCACGACCCGCTGCCGTCCAGCCTGCACGACGCGGTCCGCGTAATGGAGGAATCCGAACTGGTGGCGGAGATCCTCGGCGAGCAGGTCTTCGAGGTGTTCCTGCGGAACAAGCGGGCGGAATGGCACGACTACCGGATCCAGGTCACGCCGCACGAGCTGCACCGGAACATCGGCATCCTGTAGGTCCGGACCGCATGAGCCTGAACCGGCAGCTGATCGCCAGCGGCTTCAAGGACCTCGAGAAGAGCACGCGCTTCCTGGCCGCCCGCGAACTGAACGGCCTGGACCGTGACCGCCTCTTCGAGGGATTCAGCCAGGCAGCAGACCCCGACCTTGCACTGGTTTCGCTGGTCAGGCTCCTGGAGCGGCACCCCCAGCTGGCCGAGCTGGCCTCCGCGGACGCGGACACCAGCGAGGCGATGTTCCGCCTCCTGGGCGCCTCGGAGGCACTGGCCGAGTTCCTGCTGCGCCGGCCCGAGCATTTGGATGTGCTGCGGACCAAGGCCAGCCCCGAACCGGCCGCCGTTCCGGCGGCGCGGCTGCGCGCATCGCTGCTCGAATCGGTCGGCGCCGACCCAGCCTCGGACCAGCCGGTCGCGCGGCAGTCCGGGAAGGACGCGTACAGCCGGCTGCGCAGCCGGTACCGGCGGCACCTGGCAGAGCTCGCGATCAGGGACCTCTGCGCGGCTTCGCCCGTGGACTTCATGCCTGCTGCTGGCCGCGAACTCGCGGACCTCGCGGCGGCGGCGATCGAGGCGGGGCTCGCGGTCTCCCGCGCGGAGCTCGAAGAGCGCTTCGGGGCGGATGAGGCCGGGCGGGTGCGGCTCGCGGTCATCGGGATGGGCAAGTGCGGCGCCGGGGAACTGAACTATATTTCCGACGTCGACGTGGTCTACGTGGTGGAAGCCGACGGACTCGACGAGGCCCGGGCGGCGGTGATCGGCACGGCGCTTGCCACGGGCATGACGCGGGCGATCTCCTCGGCCGGACCGGAGCCCGGGCTCTGGGAGGTTGACGCCAACCTGCGTCCGGAGGGCAAGGACGGCCCGCTGGTGCGGACCCTGGAGTCGCACCTCAGCTACTACCGGCGCTGGGCCCACACCTGGGAGTTCCAGGCCCTGCTGAAGGCCCGGCACATCGCGGGGGACCGGGACCTCGGCCTGCGCTACGAGGAAGCGGTGGCGCCGCTGATCTGGAGCTCCTCCGAGCGGGAGGGCTTCGTGGAGTCCGTGCAGGCCATGCGCGGCCGGGTCACCGACAACATTCCGGTGCACGAGCGCGGGCGGCAGATCAAGCTCGGGCGCGGCGGCCTTCGCGATGTCGAGTTCACCGTCCAGCTGCTGCAGCTGGTCCACGCCCGGGTGGACGAGTCGCTGCGGGTGCGGGACACGACGTCGGCCATCGCCGCGTTGAGCACGGCCGGCTACATCGGCCGCTCCGACGCCAACGAATTCGACCGCTCCTACCGATACCTGCGCGTGCTCGAGCACCGCATCCAGCTGGTGCAGCTCCGCCGGACCCACCTGATGCCGCAGGACGAGGCCGCCCTGCGCGCGCTGGCCAAGTCCTCCCTGGGCTCGCTGGCAATGGGACGGCCGGCCCCGGAGGTGCTGCTGCAGCAATGGCAGCAGACCAAGCGCCGGGTCCGCGAGCTGCACGAGAGCATCTTCTACCGCCCCCTGCTGGCGACGGCCGCGAACCTCAGCGCCGATGAGGTCAGGCTGTCGCCGGAAGCGGCGCAGGGGCGGCTCGCCGCCTTGGGCTACCTGGATCCCCGCGGCGCCATGCGGCACATCGAGGCGCTGACGGCGGGTATCCGGCGCCGTGCGCTCCTGCAGCGCCAGCTGCTGCCGGTCCTGCTGGAGTGGATTGCCGACGGCGTGGACCCTGATGCCGGCCTGCTCGGCTTCCGCCGGCTCAGCGAAGCTCTGGGGGAGTCCCACTGGTACCTGGGCATGCTCCGTGACTCGAGCTCTGCGGCCGAGCGGCTGTGCCACGTGCTCTCCAGCAGCCGGTTCATCACCGACCTGCTGGAGGTGTCCCCCGAATCAGCGGCGTGGCTGGGCTCCGACAAGGAGCTGGCGCCGCGGAGCTTCGAACTGCAGTGGCAGGAAATCCGGCACAAGATGTCCCGCCACCAGGATCCGAAGGCCGCGATGCGGCTCATCCGCCAGATCCGCCGACGGGAAATGCTGCGCATCGCCATCGCCGACAGCTCGGGCCTGCTGGACCAGAACCAGGTGGGGATCGCGCTGTCCGATGCGGATCGGGCGGCGATCCTCGGTGCCTTGCACGTCGCTGAGGGCGTGGTGTTCGAGGAGGACGAGCAGCTGACCAGGGTCCTTGTGGTCGCGATGGGACGCCAGGGCGGCCGCGAGATCGGCTACGTCTCGGACGCGGACGTCATCTACCTGCACAAGCCGTTGCCGGAGGCGGATCCGGACGCGGCGCAACAGCAGGCGCTGCGGATCGTCTCACAGCTTTCGTCGCTGCTGCAGCAGCCGTGCAGCCCGCCGGTGCTCGCCGAACGCCCGCTGGAGCTGGATGCCGCGCTGCGCCCCGAGGGCAAGAACGGCCCGATGGTCCGCTCGCTGGACTCCTACCGGGAGTACTACCAGCGCTGGTCCCTCGTGTGGGAGACCCAG is a genomic window of Arthrobacter sp. Marseille-P9274 containing:
- a CDS encoding glutamine synthetase family protein encodes the protein MDRQQEFVLRTIEERDVRFVRLWFTDVVGSLKSVALAPAEVEGAFEEGLGFDGSSIEGLARVFESDMLVQPDPATFQILPWRGEAEQTSRMFCDVLTPDGEPSAADPRNVLKRALSKAADMGFTCYTHPEIEFYLLKSQELGPDGVPVPVDQAGYFDHVPGGVAQDFRRTAVTMLENVGISVEFSHHEDGPGQNEIDLRYADALQTADNIMTFRTVVKEVALMEGIYATFMPKPFSEHPGSGMHTHFSLFEGDSNAFFEAGAEYQLSKTARQFIAGLLKHAPEFTAVTNQFVNSYKRLWGGGEAPSYISWGHNNRSALVRVPLYKPNKGQSARIEYRGIDSAANPYLAYAVLLGAGLKGIEEGYELPAGAEEDVWSLSSAERRAMGHDPLPSSLHDAVRVMEESELVAEILGEQVFEVFLRNKRAEWHDYRIQVTPHELHRNIGIL
- the panB gene encoding 3-methyl-2-oxobutanoate hydroxymethyltransferase, whose translation is MTSPSSGPEQPAPYGTGPAPQTKPSGRIRIHHLQQAKDEGRRFAMLTAYEQYAAEIFDEAGIEVLLIGDSASNNVYGNETSLPVTVDELLPLCRAVSRSAKRAFILADLPFGSYEVSAAQAVETSVRFLKEGGAHAVKMEGGAYYADTVRAMVHAGVPVMGHIGFTPQSEHSLGGYRVQGRGDAAHRLIEDATALEAAGAFAVLMEMVPAETAAAVDGALRIPTVGIGAGSATTGQVLVWQDMAGLRGGRMAKFVKQYADLRTVLGAAAREYAADVRSGTFPGREHSF
- a CDS encoding SPOR domain-containing protein, with the translated sequence MPEYWFNVVTHQVEVGAQSDWTQLIGPYETQAEAEKALEKVRERNEAWDAQDED
- the map gene encoding type I methionyl aminopeptidase, which gives rise to MPHIAATAPLGTLVQGTVSPVLPVPSSIPRPEYAWKPAPAKFTGSEVKDADTIERIRRASRIAAQAIVEVGKHIRPGVTTDELDRVGHAFLLDHQAYPSTLGYRGFPKSLCSSVNEVICHGIPDTTELRDGDIINIDITAYVDGVHGDTNYTFLVGDVDEESRLLVERTQESLNRAIRAVAPGREINVIGRAIESYAKRFGYGVVRDFTGHGVGEAFHTGLIIPHYDAAPAYSRLIEPGMVFTIEPMLTLGTVEWDMWDDDWTVVTKDRKRTAQFEHTLLVTESGAEILTLP
- a CDS encoding bifunctional [glutamine synthetase] adenylyltransferase/[glutamine synthetase]-adenylyl-L-tyrosine phosphorylase; this encodes MSLNRQLIASGFKDLEKSTRFLAARELNGLDRDRLFEGFSQAADPDLALVSLVRLLERHPQLAELASADADTSEAMFRLLGASEALAEFLLRRPEHLDVLRTKASPEPAAVPAARLRASLLESVGADPASDQPVARQSGKDAYSRLRSRYRRHLAELAIRDLCAASPVDFMPAAGRELADLAAAAIEAGLAVSRAELEERFGADEAGRVRLAVIGMGKCGAGELNYISDVDVVYVVEADGLDEARAAVIGTALATGMTRAISSAGPEPGLWEVDANLRPEGKDGPLVRTLESHLSYYRRWAHTWEFQALLKARHIAGDRDLGLRYEEAVAPLIWSSSEREGFVESVQAMRGRVTDNIPVHERGRQIKLGRGGLRDVEFTVQLLQLVHARVDESLRVRDTTSAIAALSTAGYIGRSDANEFDRSYRYLRVLEHRIQLVQLRRTHLMPQDEAALRALAKSSLGSLAMGRPAPEVLLQQWQQTKRRVRELHESIFYRPLLATAANLSADEVRLSPEAAQGRLAALGYLDPRGAMRHIEALTAGIRRRALLQRQLLPVLLEWIADGVDPDAGLLGFRRLSEALGESHWYLGMLRDSSSAAERLCHVLSSSRFITDLLEVSPESAAWLGSDKELAPRSFELQWQEIRHKMSRHQDPKAAMRLIRQIRRREMLRIAIADSSGLLDQNQVGIALSDADRAAILGALHVAEGVVFEEDEQLTRVLVVAMGRQGGREIGYVSDADVIYLHKPLPEADPDAAQQQALRIVSQLSSLLQQPCSPPVLAERPLELDAALRPEGKNGPMVRSLDSYREYYQRWSLVWETQALLRARPIAGDDELAAEFIELIDPIRYGREVGPEEVREIRRIKARVESERLPRGADPARHLKLGRGALSDVEWLVQLLQLLHAHDHPGLRTTGTLDALDAIEEARLLPAADVLTLRRSWSLASRIRSANVIWSGKNADLLPSSRRDLEAVARWCGYQPGHGGALEEDYLRLTRRTRGIFERYFYGFGTE